In Natronococcus sp. AD-5, the genomic window CTCGAAAAGCGGTTCCTTGAACCTGGTGGCTTGCCGGCAACACTGACGCAGACACCCGAGCAGTGGGATGCCCCGAACGGCTGGGCGCCGCTACAGTGGATGGCGATCAAGGGACTCCATCGGTACGGGCATACCGCTCTTGCCGACGAGATACAGCAGCGATGGATGGCGATTAATCGAGACGTCTTCGAGGCTACCGGGAAAATGGTCGAAAAATATGACGTAATAAACACCGATCGATCAGCTGGCGGTGGCGAGTATCCGCTCCAGGACGGCTTCGGATGGACAAACGCCGTTGTCGTCGCCCTACAGAAGGAACAGATAGATCATTCTCAATGTTCTAATCGGCCGACAGCATCTTTCTAACAGATCAAGTCAATATCACTACTGCACGGAGGATTACTGGTGTGTCGGTAGATTACACGGGCGACAAAAGAAAGCCCACGACTTCAGCCATGAGAGGATGTCAGTACCGATCCAGTATCGGTGTGATCGGGTTGCTGTGTTAGGTCATATCTAGTAAACTTTTCATCATTCTCTAAATCGTTCTTCGATGCCTGTTTCTGTATCCGTGATAATTAATTGTCTGACAATTGATCAGTGATTTACATTGTCAAATGATCTAGCTGCGTAAAGATAACCGCGTAGGCAGTTCCGGCGAAACGGTTGAGATGTTTGCCACTGACGCCGAGTACCAGTGTGGGTGGTTACACGCGGGCTCGAGCGTGTCGATACGCAGCGACGTACCGCAGCCGGGAAGGAAGCGACGGCACAACAGCACGACTGAACGTAGCCCCTGCATCGAACGCCCGTTGTCTCCGGGGTGTCCACAGCAGGCGGAATTCGTCTCTAACTGGGTCGGGAAGCGTACCGGCAGCTAGAATCGTATACAGCGGCTCGAACGCGCGCCACTGGCTAGCCAACGTTCGGTAGAGGTCTCTGCCGTGAGCGCCGACCGCTAGTTCTGTCTCGAGCATACGGTCGTAGTACTCAAAGAAACCCGCGAGCGTCTCGGGATACTGCTCTGTAGGGATCCCGAGTAGCTGCCCGAATACTTTACACTCCTGGTAGTATGCCGCTTGAGTCGTCGCCGGTAGCGGCGCGATATAGGTCTCAAAGGCGGTTAACGCTTGCTCGATCAGGGTCGCATGCACCCACAGAAGCAGATCGGGATCGGACGCTGCATACCGTGTCTTGGCTGAGAACGGGCCGACGGCTGAGTCCAGTATCCCAGTGATCCTCTCATGACGGGTCCGGATCTCGAGGGCGGCTTTGACTGCAGTTTTGACATCGCCGAAGATAACGGCGTGTACGAGGTCGAAAGTACTTCGAAAACGGTTGCTGGGCGATGCCTCGAAGTCGCTATGCTCGGCGACACCGGCCGCGACCAACGGATGAGCAACCTGGAGTAAAACCGTGCTGACGCCGCTTGCTAGCAGTACCCGCTCCCGACTGATCGTCCACATCGCCGACCCCGGGCCGAAAAATCCGGCTTGGGGCGTCTCTGACTCTGCCACCAGTGCCGCGATATCCGGCGGAAGCGAATCAGCAGCAGGGACGGAGGCGCTCTTGGAATTAGACTGATCCATCGATTCCCGTACACGTTCCAGCTACGTAGATCATTCCCACAGCCGTTTAATTGTGGCAGGAGCTGAGAATGAGGCGATAATTGCACAACAGTAACAGTCTAAGAACAGATGACCGAAACCGTGATCGGCGTCTGAGATGTCTGGTGACGATGTCTTCAGTGCTCACTCTAGAGATGCTCTCTGGGTTTCGAGAACAGTATGAAGAAATCAATCCTGACTAGACAGCTCACTAATCCCACGTATCTCGAAGTCAATCTGGTACCCCATGGCATCGGTACACTGATCTAGATTAAGCGTGTGAGTCTGTTCATCTTGTGGATCGAGACCGAACTGTGTTATATCTCCAGATAGTGAGGCCCCATTCTCGTCGACGAGGTTACCGATAGCATCTATCCAGTATTGGTACTCGTCGCTCGTGCTTCTCACTTCGAAGTGAATGTTACAAAGGTGCGAGCCGCGGCCAGACTCCCAACCGAATTCGTGATTGACGACCTCAAGAACGTCTTCGAGCTCAGACTCCATACTAATCTCGCCCGCTATCTCGTCGGCTGCTAGAGCATCGTCCTGCTCGTCGGAACCATTCCCCGTATCTTCGTCTTGTTTATCGCTCGTGTTTCCTTGTTCGTCAGATTCGTTTACTGTGTCCTCGCCGTGTTCGTCCCGCTCGTTTTGATCGTCACCGTCTTCGCTCTCTTCGTTCTGTTCTTCACTATCTTCCTCTTCAGGTTCGTCGTCTTGCTCGTCCTTGTCTGACTCATTACTCTCTGAATTCTCAGTATCGAGAGTATCGTCGTCGTTTTCCTCAGTTTCGTCTTCATCAGAATCAGAGCTAAGAGACGTACATCCCGCAAAAGCACCGAGCAGCGATACACCAACCGCTTTCGTGAAAAGTCTTCTTTCCATACTTCTAATAGGACTCAGATATTGATAAACTTGTTCAGTGATGTCCTTGCCCGTCGTTCACGACGGGACTCTCTTTTCGCAGAAAGATAGTTCCATCTATCCGAGCAAGTAGCGCCCGTACCAAATCTCTTTTCGGTGAGACCGTGGCCGAAACGAACAGAGCGATGGTGGAAATCGAAATTTTTGGCGGGGTCACTGTAGTCGATGCGGTACACAGCGGTTCGAGCAACTTTCAGGTATCTCTAGCGTCGTCGACGGGCGAT contains:
- a CDS encoding oxygenase MpaB family protein, encoding MDQSNSKSASVPAADSLPPDIAALVAESETPQAGFFGPGSAMWTISRERVLLASGVSTVLLQVAHPLVAAGVAEHSDFEASPSNRFRSTFDLVHAVIFGDVKTAVKAALEIRTRHERITGILDSAVGPFSAKTRYAASDPDLLLWVHATLIEQALTAFETYIAPLPATTQAAYYQECKVFGQLLGIPTEQYPETLAGFFEYYDRMLETELAVGAHGRDLYRTLASQWRAFEPLYTILAAGTLPDPVRDEFRLLWTPRRQRAFDAGATFSRAVVPSLPSRLRYVAAYRHARARV